A single Tenacibaculum sp. Bg11-29 DNA region contains:
- a CDS encoding ribonucleoside-diphosphate reductase subunit alpha, translated as MYVAKRDGRKEPVMFDKITARVKKMCYGLNKIVDPVKVAMRVIEGLYDGVTTSELDNLAAEVAATMTTAHPDYAKLAARIAVSNLHKNTKKSFSETMVDLYKYVNPRTEKESPLLADDVYDIIMKNADKLDSTIIYNRDFNYDYFGFKTLERSYLLKLNGNIVERPQHMLMRVSIGIHKEDIDEAIATYELMSKKYFTHATPTLFNAGTPKPQMSSCFLLQMQDDSIEGIYDTLKQTAKISQSAGGIGLSLHNIRATGSYIAGTNGTSNGIVPMLKVFNDTARYVDQGGGKRKGSFAMYLEPWHADIFDFLELKKNHGKEEMRARDLFYAMWISDLFMERVQQDAEWTLMCPHECPNLFDTYGEDFERLYTSYEAAGKGRKTIKARELWEKILESQIETGTPYMLYKDAANRKSNQKNLGTIRSSNLCTEIMEYTAKDEVAVCNLASIAIPMFVGEDENGSKFFDHNELFKVTKKVIRNLDTVIDRNYYPVVEAENSNVRHRPVGLGIQGLADAFIMLRMPFTSDAAKKLNQEIFETLYFASVTSSMEMAKAKEPYSTFKGSPMSQGEFQHNMWGVKEEELSGRWDWNSLRTQVMEHGVRNSLLVAPMPTASTSQILGNNEAFEPYTSNIYTRRVLSGEFIVVNKHLLEDLVELNLWDNSMKEDIMRANGSIQHIDIIPQELKDLYKTVWEMSMKDIIDMARHRGYFIDQSQSLNLFMKDPDYAKLTSMHFYGWKSGLKTGMYYLRTKSAVNAKQFTLNIEKKAEVVIEEEKPMNAEEFKAMVDASKNGAPDDDCLMCGS; from the coding sequence ATGTATGTAGCAAAAAGAGATGGTAGAAAAGAGCCTGTGATGTTCGATAAGATCACAGCAAGGGTTAAAAAGATGTGTTATGGATTAAATAAAATTGTTGATCCTGTAAAAGTTGCAATGCGTGTTATTGAAGGTTTATATGATGGAGTAACTACTTCTGAATTAGATAATTTAGCAGCAGAGGTAGCAGCAACAATGACTACAGCACACCCTGATTATGCTAAATTAGCAGCAAGAATAGCCGTATCTAACTTACATAAAAACACCAAAAAGTCATTTTCTGAAACAATGGTTGATTTATATAAATATGTAAATCCACGTACAGAAAAAGAATCACCTTTATTAGCAGATGATGTATATGATATTATCATGAAAAATGCTGATAAATTAGATTCTACTATTATCTATAATCGTGATTTTAATTATGATTATTTTGGTTTTAAAACATTAGAACGTTCTTATTTATTAAAGTTAAACGGTAATATTGTAGAGCGTCCGCAACACATGTTAATGCGTGTATCTATAGGTATTCACAAAGAAGATATTGACGAGGCAATCGCTACATACGAGCTAATGAGTAAAAAATATTTTACACATGCAACGCCAACATTATTTAATGCAGGTACACCGAAACCACAAATGTCGTCTTGTTTCTTATTGCAAATGCAAGATGATAGTATTGAAGGTATTTACGATACATTAAAACAAACGGCTAAGATTTCACAATCTGCAGGAGGTATTGGTTTGTCTTTACATAATATTCGTGCAACAGGAAGTTATATTGCTGGTACAAACGGAACATCAAATGGTATTGTGCCAATGTTAAAGGTATTTAATGATACTGCACGTTATGTAGATCAAGGAGGAGGAAAACGTAAAGGTTCTTTCGCAATGTATTTAGAACCATGGCATGCCGATATTTTTGATTTTCTTGAATTAAAGAAAAATCATGGTAAAGAAGAAATGAGAGCGCGTGATTTGTTTTACGCAATGTGGATTTCTGATTTATTTATGGAGCGTGTACAACAAGATGCTGAATGGACGTTGATGTGCCCACATGAGTGCCCGAATTTATTTGACACTTATGGTGAAGATTTTGAGCGTTTATACACCAGTTATGAAGCTGCAGGAAAAGGTAGAAAAACGATTAAAGCGCGTGAGTTATGGGAGAAAATCTTAGAATCTCAAATTGAAACAGGTACACCGTACATGTTATATAAAGATGCTGCTAACCGTAAATCAAATCAGAAGAATTTAGGAACTATTCGTTCTTCAAATTTATGTACTGAAATTATGGAGTATACTGCTAAAGATGAAGTAGCTGTATGTAATTTAGCATCAATAGCAATACCAATGTTTGTTGGTGAAGATGAAAACGGAAGTAAGTTTTTTGACCACAATGAATTATTTAAAGTAACCAAAAAAGTAATTAGAAACTTAGATACTGTAATTGATAGAAATTACTATCCAGTTGTAGAAGCAGAAAACTCTAATGTTCGTCATCGCCCAGTAGGGTTAGGTATTCAAGGATTGGCAGATGCATTTATTATGTTACGTATGCCTTTTACATCTGATGCTGCTAAGAAGTTAAATCAAGAAATTTTTGAAACCTTATACTTTGCATCTGTAACCTCATCAATGGAAATGGCAAAAGCAAAAGAGCCATATTCAACATTTAAAGGTTCACCAATGTCTCAAGGAGAGTTTCAACACAACATGTGGGGTGTTAAAGAAGAAGAATTAAGTGGTCGTTGGGACTGGAATTCTTTACGTACACAAGTAATGGAACATGGAGTTCGTAATTCTTTATTGGTTGCACCAATGCCAACCGCATCAACGTCTCAAATTTTAGGAAACAATGAAGCTTTTGAGCCATATACCTCTAACATTTATACACGTAGAGTATTATCTGGTGAGTTTATTGTTGTAAACAAACACTTATTAGAAGACTTAGTAGAGTTGAATTTATGGGATAACAGTATGAAAGAAGATATTATGCGTGCAAACGGATCTATTCAACATATTGATATTATTCCACAAGAATTAAAAGACTTATATAAAACAGTTTGGGAAATGAGTATGAAAGATATTATCGATATGGCACGCCATAGAGGATACTTTATCGATCAATCTCAGTCTTTAAACTTATTTATGAAAGACCCTGATTATGCAAAGTTAACATCTATGCATTTCTATGGGTGGAAATCAGGTTTAAAAACAGGAATGTATTATTTACGTACAAAATCTGCTGTAAACGCGAAACAGTTTACATTAAATATAGAAAAGAAAGCAGAAGTGGTGATCGAAGAAGAAAAACCAATGAATGCTGAAGAATTTAAGGCAATGGTTGATGCTTCTAAAAACGGAGCACCAGATGATGATTGCTTAATGTGTGGTTCTTAA
- a CDS encoding Panacea domain-containing protein — MGTTSSVVNEFIKLAKKTDYKLTNMKLIKLMYISQGLSLSLLERPLFENDTIEAWKFGPVIPSVYHEFKHFKSSPITTNSVMLDDDNWQHLSEPTLSNEEDKKIVLLTWQLYRDISAKDLVDLTHMAGTPWSLTYRPGHNRVINNNLIKRYYDRFIMNLDKQLKSA; from the coding sequence ATGGGAACAACCAGTTCAGTTGTTAATGAGTTTATAAAACTTGCAAAAAAAACGGATTACAAACTTACCAACATGAAGTTGATAAAGTTAATGTATATATCGCAAGGGCTTTCTTTGTCTTTATTAGAGCGCCCATTATTTGAAAATGATACTATTGAGGCATGGAAATTTGGCCCAGTAATACCGAGTGTGTATCATGAATTTAAACATTTTAAATCGAGTCCTATTACAACGAATTCGGTAATGTTAGATGATGACAATTGGCAACATCTTTCTGAACCTACCTTAAGTAATGAGGAGGATAAGAAAATTGTATTATTAACATGGCAACTATACCGAGATATTTCGGCAAAAGATTTAGTAGATTTAACGCACATGGCAGGAACTCCGTGGAGTTTAACTTATAGACCAGGTCATAATAGAGTTATTAACAACAACCTTATAAAAAGGTATTATGATAGATTTATTATGAACTTAGATAAACAACTAAAGAGTGCGTAA
- a CDS encoding deoxyguanosinetriphosphate triphosphohydrolase: MNWEQLLSLKRFGDTQKRERIKQDETRLGFEVDFDRIIFSSAFRSLQDKTQVIPLSKTDFVHTRLTHSLEVSVVGRTLGRRVGKELLERHPNLKELGYTFNDFGAIVATAAVTHDIGNPPFGHSGEKAIGEYFKTGNGLKYKEQLSEIEYQDLIDFEGNANGFKILTESNQGADGGLRLSYATLGAFMKYPKESLPKKPTKHIVDKKYGFFQSEKASFLDVANDLGLQKKEGDGISYYRHPLAYLVEAADDICYTIIDFEDGINLGLIDEDYALEYMIKLVKNTIDSKKYHSLKYKKDRISYLRALAIGVLINEAVAIFLENEESILNGSFEKSLLDKCKYEAQINDIIKISVEKIYRSKDVVEKEVAGYKIIADLLDVFVTALNNKFTGTQSNYDSLVLNLLPKEYQQEKEELYDRVMQICSYVSGLSDGFAIRFHKKLTGNIT, from the coding sequence ATGAACTGGGAGCAATTATTATCGTTAAAACGATTTGGAGATACACAAAAACGAGAACGTATAAAACAAGATGAAACTCGTTTAGGGTTTGAGGTAGATTTTGATAGAATTATATTTTCATCGGCTTTTCGTAGCCTTCAAGATAAAACACAGGTAATTCCACTTTCTAAAACTGATTTTGTACATACCAGATTAACACATAGTTTAGAAGTGTCGGTTGTAGGTAGAACGTTGGGTAGAAGAGTTGGTAAAGAGTTGTTAGAACGACATCCAAACCTTAAAGAATTAGGGTATACCTTTAATGATTTCGGAGCTATTGTGGCAACAGCAGCGGTAACACATGATATTGGAAATCCTCCTTTTGGGCATTCAGGAGAAAAAGCAATAGGGGAATATTTTAAAACAGGTAACGGACTTAAGTATAAAGAACAGCTTTCCGAAATAGAATACCAAGATTTAATAGATTTTGAAGGAAATGCAAACGGTTTTAAAATTTTAACAGAGAGTAATCAAGGGGCAGATGGAGGTTTGCGTTTATCATATGCAACTTTAGGTGCGTTTATGAAGTACCCTAAAGAATCATTACCAAAGAAACCAACAAAGCATATTGTTGATAAAAAGTATGGTTTTTTTCAATCGGAGAAAGCATCTTTTTTAGATGTCGCAAATGATTTAGGCTTGCAAAAAAAAGAAGGTGATGGAATTTCATATTACCGTCATCCATTAGCATATTTGGTAGAAGCTGCTGATGATATTTGTTACACAATTATCGATTTTGAAGATGGAATTAATCTTGGTTTAATTGACGAAGATTATGCTTTAGAATATATGATTAAGTTAGTGAAAAACACCATTGATAGTAAAAAATACCACTCACTTAAATATAAAAAAGACCGTATAAGTTACTTAAGAGCCTTGGCAATAGGTGTATTAATTAATGAGGCAGTTGCTATTTTTTTAGAAAATGAAGAAAGTATTTTAAACGGGAGTTTCGAAAAATCATTATTAGACAAATGTAAATATGAAGCGCAAATAAACGATATAATTAAAATTAGTGTAGAAAAAATATATCGTAGTAAAGATGTTGTTGAAAAAGAAGTAGCGGGCTATAAGATTATTGCCGATCTATTAGATGTTTTTGTTACTGCGCTAAATAATAAGTTTACAGGAACACAATCTAATTATGATAGCTTAGTATTAAACTTACTACCTAAAGAATATCAACAAGAAAAAGAAGAATTGTATGATAGGGTGATGCAAATTTGTAGTTATGTATCAGGTTTATCAGATGGTTTCGCAATAAGATTTCATAAAAAATTGACAGGGAATATTACTTAA
- a CDS encoding thrombospondin type 3 repeat-containing protein — MNKKTFFFGLLIPLVIVGGIFKVIDTKNTDVNKLRSQHIEFLKNHPFQKIGKLPKKERKAQGLPPNAFFEQKYLSEINPTTGRTHQENILKLQKKLNRSKGSKRAPGEVDNNWVERGPDNVGGRTRALIFDPNDTTNETVFAGGVSGGLWKNTKISDPSNKWVRVGIPENLAVSCIAVDPNNSKIFYVGTGESYVNGDANGDGLWKTVDGGNTWAKIFGGATENGTTNSTIVSGIQHINDLIVRNNSGKSEVYIAAGESGYIGGVSLGGDSFGVYRSVDGINFSQLNIPKTAAGNEHEPNDLEIASDNSIYLSTTRSATFYDGGGVIFKSTNGTTFNKVYTITDGVRTEIAVSPTSPNMVYVLAQTRTSGAPVKMFKTEDDFTNVTTLSLPNDADANIAASDFTRGQAFYDLLLRIDPNNENTLYVGGIDLFKTTDGGANWNQLSHWYGGFGFQNVHADQHGLAFASSNRMVFSNDGGVYFTNNSGTNISARNKNYNTLQFYTVGVAPTTAFNGAEYFIAGAQDNGTQLIREATTGINSSIRASGGDGAASFFDTDGTDKYYITNYVYNQSVSIYNYATNSAIEVNEEGTSNGDFINQEELDSNLNILYSNYSSGGNYIVKRYSSLLGTIAKKNLTNALMNSAPSTLKISPYTTTSSKLYLGLKNGKLLKVENANTNAESWSEITGPSFIGSISDIEFGKNENQIFVTMHNYGVVSVWYSSDEGVTWVNKEGDLPDIPVKSIIQNPYDENEIIIGTDLGVWKTSNFNTSSPTWKRSDNGMSNVPVLDLDLRDDNVVFAATYGRGIFSGSFLNLSEDADGDGVNNDTDNCPTTVNADQADVDGNGIGDVCQDTDGDGVLDINDNCVNKINPDQKDRDDNGVGDVCQDTDGDGIMDDKDNCPRVSNADQKDTDGDGVGDVCQDGDNDGVIDSIDNCLTTSNADQKDSDGNGVGDACQDTDGDGIMDNVDNCIDVKNPDQKDTNGNGIGDICDSSYLTVDNISIQTISETCVGENDGKITVNIKETFVSYIVTLKGDEKDEVKQLTTASLTFENLKPASYEICIKVNDKNYTQCFEINIKKASTVSLKVAKNQQSKDYTINVNSGTAPYNVYLNGSLINTFNESTFNVKIAKSGVLEVKTAKSCEGVFKKMIGNIFLKRNPVGNTIDLLVPSDINSNVGIKVFDVSGKLVLQKTIQKQGNELSIPFRGFNSGIYILKIGTDNRNTFKILK, encoded by the coding sequence ATGAATAAAAAAACATTTTTTTTTGGCTTACTTATACCATTAGTTATAGTTGGAGGTATCTTTAAAGTGATAGATACTAAAAATACTGATGTTAATAAATTAAGAAGTCAACATATTGAATTCTTAAAAAATCATCCATTTCAAAAGATAGGAAAACTTCCTAAAAAAGAAAGAAAAGCACAAGGTTTACCACCAAATGCATTTTTTGAACAAAAATATTTAAGTGAAATAAATCCAACTACAGGAAGAACTCACCAAGAAAATATTTTAAAACTTCAAAAAAAGTTAAATAGAAGTAAAGGAAGTAAAAGAGCACCAGGAGAAGTAGACAATAATTGGGTAGAAAGAGGACCTGATAATGTAGGAGGAAGAACAAGAGCATTAATTTTTGACCCTAATGATACTACTAACGAAACTGTATTTGCAGGAGGTGTAAGTGGTGGTTTATGGAAAAATACAAAAATATCTGACCCTTCAAATAAATGGGTTCGTGTAGGTATTCCAGAAAACTTAGCAGTTTCTTGTATTGCTGTTGACCCAAATAATTCTAAAATATTTTATGTTGGTACTGGTGAGTCGTATGTAAACGGAGATGCAAATGGAGATGGGCTTTGGAAAACTGTTGATGGAGGAAATACATGGGCAAAAATTTTTGGAGGTGCCACTGAAAATGGCACAACAAATAGTACTATTGTGTCAGGAATACAGCATATTAATGATTTAATAGTTAGAAATAATTCGGGGAAATCAGAAGTATATATCGCGGCAGGAGAATCAGGATATATAGGAGGTGTTTCTTTAGGAGGTGATAGTTTTGGTGTTTATAGATCAGTTGACGGAATTAATTTTTCTCAACTAAATATACCTAAAACAGCTGCAGGTAATGAACATGAACCTAATGATTTAGAAATAGCTTCTGATAATTCTATTTATTTGAGTACAACAAGAAGTGCTACATTTTATGATGGAGGTGGAGTTATCTTTAAATCTACAAATGGTACTACATTTAATAAAGTTTATACAATAACAGATGGAGTAAGAACTGAAATAGCAGTGTCGCCAACAAGTCCAAATATGGTATATGTTTTAGCGCAGACACGTACATCAGGAGCACCAGTAAAAATGTTTAAAACAGAAGATGATTTTACAAATGTTACTACCTTATCATTACCAAATGATGCTGATGCTAATATTGCGGCTTCCGATTTTACAAGAGGGCAAGCATTTTATGATTTATTACTAAGAATAGATCCGAATAATGAGAATACCTTATATGTTGGTGGAATTGATTTATTTAAAACTACTGATGGAGGTGCTAATTGGAATCAATTATCACATTGGTACGGAGGGTTTGGTTTTCAAAATGTACATGCAGATCAACACGGATTGGCATTTGCATCATCAAACAGAATGGTTTTTAGTAATGACGGAGGTGTTTATTTTACAAATAATTCAGGAACAAATATTTCAGCAAGAAATAAAAACTATAATACATTACAATTTTATACTGTAGGTGTTGCGCCAACAACAGCATTTAATGGCGCTGAATACTTTATAGCAGGTGCACAAGATAACGGTACTCAATTAATACGAGAAGCTACAACTGGTATTAATAGTTCGATAAGAGCTAGTGGTGGTGATGGTGCTGCAAGTTTTTTTGATACTGATGGAACAGATAAGTACTACATAACTAATTACGTATATAATCAATCGGTAAGTATTTATAATTATGCTACTAACAGTGCAATAGAGGTTAATGAGGAAGGAACTTCTAATGGAGATTTTATTAATCAAGAAGAGCTTGACTCTAATTTAAATATTTTATATTCAAATTACTCTAGTGGAGGCAATTATATAGTAAAAAGATATTCAAGTCTGTTAGGTACAATAGCAAAAAAAAATTTAACAAATGCGTTAATGAATAGTGCGCCATCTACCTTAAAAATTTCACCATATACGACAACATCTAGTAAGCTTTATTTAGGATTAAAAAATGGGAAGTTATTAAAAGTAGAAAATGCGAATACTAATGCAGAATCTTGGTCTGAAATTACAGGACCTAGTTTTATTGGTTCTATTTCTGATATAGAATTTGGAAAAAATGAAAATCAAATTTTCGTTACGATGCATAATTATGGAGTCGTAAGTGTTTGGTACTCTAGTGATGAAGGGGTTACTTGGGTAAATAAAGAAGGAGATTTACCAGATATTCCTGTTAAATCAATTATACAAAACCCTTATGATGAAAATGAAATAATCATTGGTACTGATTTAGGTGTTTGGAAAACAAGTAACTTTAATACTAGTTCACCAACATGGAAACGATCAGACAATGGTATGAGTAATGTACCTGTTTTAGATTTAGATTTAAGAGATGATAATGTCGTATTTGCCGCAACTTATGGTAGAGGAATCTTTTCAGGTAGTTTTTTAAATTTATCAGAAGACGCAGATGGAGATGGAGTTAATAATGATACAGATAACTGTCCAACGACAGTTAATGCAGATCAAGCAGATGTTGATGGTAATGGAATAGGAGATGTTTGCCAAGATACTGATGGCGATGGTGTTTTAGATATTAATGACAATTGTGTAAATAAAATAAATCCAGATCAGAAAGATAGAGATGATAATGGAGTTGGTGATGTTTGTCAAGATACTGATGGAGATGGTATTATGGATGATAAAGATAATTGTCCTAGAGTATCAAACGCAGATCAAAAAGATACTGATGGCGATGGCGTTGGTGATGTTTGTCAAGATGGCGATAATGATGGCGTTATAGATTCTATTGACAACTGTTTAACAACATCAAATGCAGATCAGAAAGATAGTGATGGTAATGGTGTAGGCGATGCTTGTCAGGATACTGACGGCGATGGTATTATGGATAATGTAGATAATTGTATTGATGTTAAAAATCCAGATCAGAAAGATACTAATGGAAACGGAATAGGAGATATTTGTGATTCTAGTTATTTAACAGTAGATAATATTTCTATTCAAACTATATCAGAAACCTGTGTAGGTGAGAATGATGGGAAAATAACAGTAAACATAAAAGAAACGTTTGTAAGTTATATCGTAACCTTAAAAGGTGATGAAAAAGATGAAGTAAAACAATTAACGACAGCATCATTAACTTTTGAAAATTTAAAACCAGCTTCTTACGAGATTTGTATTAAGGTTAATGATAAGAATTATACGCAATGTTTTGAAATAAATATTAAAAAAGCGAGTACTGTATCATTAAAAGTTGCCAAGAATCAACAATCTAAAGATTATACAATTAATGTAAATTCAGGAACAGCACCATATAATGTTTATTTAAATGGAAGTTTAATAAATACATTCAATGAATCTACGTTTAACGTTAAGATAGCTAAAAGTGGAGTTTTAGAAGTTAAAACAGCCAAAAGTTGTGAAGGAGTATTTAAGAAAATGATAGGTAATATCTTCTTAAAAAGAAATCCAGTAGGTAATACTATTGATTTACTAGTGCCTTCAGACATCAATTCTAATGTAGGTATAAAAGTTTTTGATGTTAGCGGGAAACTTGTTTTACAAAAAACAATTCAAAAGCAAGGAAATGAGTTATCTATTCCGTTTAGAGGCTTTAATTCCGGGATTTACATATTAAAAATAGGAACTGATAATAGGAATACTTTTAAAATATTAAAATAA